In Hydractinia symbiolongicarpus strain clone_291-10 chromosome 13, HSymV2.1, whole genome shotgun sequence, a single genomic region encodes these proteins:
- the LOC130623125 gene encoding trafficking protein particle complex subunit 6b-like: MIDAETLFDLLQMEVVNFTHSMKGVNRHEANTKLEKMGFRVGQSLIERFTKDSQRFKDELDLMKFICKDFWGMLFMKQIDNLRTNHQGVYVLNDNCFKLLSKLPVNRQYILEGEKYVAFPCGLIRGALAGLGVTSFVTAIVNEMPAVKFQVEIQRS; encoded by the coding sequence ATGATCGATGCAGAAACATTATTTGACTTGCTTCAAATGGAAGTTGTTAATTTTACACATAGCATGAAAGGTGTAAACAGACATGAGGCGAAtacaaaattggaaaaaatgGGTTTTCGTGTTGGACAGAGTCTTATTGAAAGATTTACGAAAGACTCTCAAAGATTTAAAGATGAATTAGACTTAATGAAGTTTATTTGTAAAGATTTTTGGGGCATGTTATTCATGAAACAGATTGACAATTTGCGAACAAATCACCAGGGTGTTTACGTTTTAAACGATAATTGTTTTAAATTGTTAAGTAAGCTACCAGTCAACCGACAGTACATTCTAGAAGGAGAGAAATATGTGGCGTTTCCTTGTGGTCTGATCAGGGGCGCTTTGGCTGGATTGGGTGTGACATCATTTGTCACTGCTATTGTCAATGAAATGCCTGCTGTCAAATTTCAAGTTGAAATACAACGATCGTGA